The proteins below are encoded in one region of Juglans microcarpa x Juglans regia isolate MS1-56 chromosome 4D, Jm3101_v1.0, whole genome shotgun sequence:
- the LOC121261633 gene encoding kinesin-like protein KIN-7N isoform X3, whose translation MEKICVAVRVRPPVSSEPSNGTYWKVEDNRISLHKVHGTPISALSYAFDHVFDESCTNARVYELLTKDIIHAAVEGFNGTAFAYGQTSSGKTFTMNGSETDPGIIHRAVKDIFAKIQMISDREFLIRVSYMEIYNEEINDLFAVENQKLQIHESLERGIFVAGLREEIVSNAEQVLELIDSGEVNRHFGETNMNVRSSRSHTIFRMVIESKAKDTDSVGDHLSTDAIRVAVLNLVDLAGSERIAKTGAGGVRLKEGKHINKSLMVLGNVINKLSDGAKQRGHIPYRDSKLTRILQPALGGNAKTSIICTLAPEEVHIEETKGTLQFASRAKRITNCVQVNEILTDAALLKRQKLEIEELRKKLQGSHAEVLEQVILKLRNDLLKYELEREKLQMELEEERKSHRERDQCIQEQQMKIVDLSNPLTSSDFNPNSGQGQDSERQSLKEECNDSNIICHGDAFRTPCFKAAPKAFVVKRSDYSMLPDYSPLPDTFSNVADEDTWLKMNKGYIADLDSLQLTPARKVQSFPSSDATPTYSSKNHKQEVQHLKRQLLIATEERNELERKHAEQILLNHQLMDEISKIQQEAKLTQEIPKRLGESVECCKDIYEDVLSIIQSFVSDEESSTSKLVSSTSEIGITLFKTLETHFSMAMDDHSSFTGNNSLIQEQCKVLYEKLNSTITSLVLSQTPTVENEQLRPKRCSCENKGCTQDEETACWEEELSNELNTIKERYDSLEKELDFNNQLLVVSKERYDSLETEFQLLKEDRDHLHQMVSESSRKLALVADQKENVLKDLNTEVQRRKNLEEEIKQFSAAFASRQRSVVSFQNDVKSKCEKLRAQYLVSVPKSLGC comes from the exons ATGGAGAAGATCTGCGTCGCAGTCCGAGTGAGACCTCCCGTATCCTCAGAACCCTCCAATGGAACATACTGGAAGGTTGAAGACAATCGCATTTCTCTTCACAAGGTTCACGGCACCCCTATATCTGCCCTCTCTTACGCTTTCG ATCACGTATTCGACGAAAGCTGCACGAATGCTAGGGTTTATGAGCTTCTTACAAAGGACATCATTCATGCCGCAGTTGAAGGCTTTAATG GAACTGCATTTGCATATGGACAAACTAGCAGTGGCAAGACTTTCACCATGAATGGCTCTGAAACTGATCCAGGGATTATTCACCGGGCAGTTAAAGATATATTTGCAAAAATTCAGATG ATATCTGACCGAGAATTTCTGATTCGGGTTTCCTATATGGAAATTTATaatgaagaaattaatgatcTTTTTGCTGTAGAGAACCAGAAATTGCAAATACATGAGAGTTTGGAG CGTGGGATATTTGTTGCAGGCCTAAGGGAGGAAATTGTTAGCAACGCCGAACAAGTGTTGGAGCTCATAGATTCAGGAGAAG tTAATAGGCACTTTGGTGAGACTAATATGAATGTTCGTAGTAGTAGATCCCACACAATATTCAGGATG GTGATTGAAAGCAAGGCGAAGGACACTGATTCTGTCGGTGATCATTTGAGTACTGATGCCATTCGTGTTGCAGTCTTG AACTTGGTAGATTTAGCTGGGTCTGAACGGATTGCTAAAACTGGAGCCGGTGGGGTACGTCTAAAGGAAGGAAAGCACATTAACAAAAGCTTAATGGTTCTGGGTAACGTGATTAACAAACTAAGTGATGGTGCAAAACAGAG GGGTCATATTCCTTATCGTGATAGTAAGCTGACCCGCATACTTCAACCTGCTCTTGGTGGCAATGCTAAAACTTCAATAATATGCACATTAGCACCTGAGGAG GTACACATTGAGGAAACGAAGGGAACTCTCCAATTTGCTAGCAGAGCCAAGCGCATCACTAATTGTGTTCAAGTGAATGAA ATTTTGACAGATGCAGCCTTATTGAAGCGGCAAAAACTAGAGATTGAAGAGCTTCGTAAAAAACTTCAG GGATCTCATGCTGAGGTGCTGGAGCAAGTGATCTTAAAATTGCGGAATGATTTGCTCAAG TATGAATTAGAGCGGGAGAAGCTTCAAATGGAATTGGAAGAGGAGAGGAAATCACACAGAGAACGTGATCAATGCATTCAGGAGCAACAGATGAAAATTGTTGATCTCAGCAATCCTCTTACTTCATCAGACTTCAACCCGAACTCTGGTCAG GGTCAGGATTCCGAAAGACAAAGCCTCAAGGAAGAATGCAATGACAGCAATATCATATGCCATGGAGATGCTTTTAGAACCCCTTGCTTCAAGGCAGCTCCCAAAGCCTTTGTTGTCAAGCGATCAGATTACTCAATGCTCCCTGACTATAGTCCCCTTCCAGATACATTTAGCAATGTGGCTGATGAAGACACATGGCTGAAAATGAATAAAGGTTACATAGCTGACCTTGATTCACTTCAACTGACTCCTGCAAGAAAAGTTCAATCATTTCCTTCAAGTGATGCTACCCCT ACCTATTCATCCAAGAATCATAAACAAGAGGTTCAACATCTCAAGAGACAATTACTTATTGCCacagaagaaagaaatgaactgGAG AGAAAGCATGCAGAGCAGATACTTTTGAACCATCAACTAATGGATGAAATATCTAAAATTCAACAAGAAGCAAAACTTACACAAGAGATCCCCAAAAGGCTTGGTGAATCTGTGGAATGTTGCAAAGATATCTATGAGGACGTTTTGTCAATAATACAG AGTTTCGTATCTGATGAGGAATCCTCAACTTCAAAATTGGTATCGAGCACAAGTGAAATTGGTATAACCCTGTTTAAGACTTTGGAAACTCATTTCTCCATGGCAATGGATGACCACAGTTCTTTCACTGGGAACAATTCTCTAATTCAAGAACAATGCAAAGTGCTTTACGAGAAGTTGAACAGCACAATTACATCCCTGGTATTGTCACAGACACCAACAGTTGAGAATGAACAATTGAGGCCTAAACGGTGTAGCTGTGAAAATAAG GGATGTACTCAGGATGAAGAAACTGCTTGTTGGGAGGAAGAACTGAGCAATGAACTGAACACCATCAAGGAAAGATACGATAGTTTGGAGAAAGAGTTGGATTTCAATAACCAGCTCCTGGTGGTTTCTAAAGAAAGATACGATAGTTTGGAAACAGAGTTTCAGCTTTTGAAAGAAGATAGGGATCATTTGCACCAAATGGTCTCGGAGTCATCTCGAAAACTTGCACTGGTTGCTGACCAGAAGGAAAACGTTTTGAAGGATTTGAACACTGAAgtacaaagaaggaaaaatctaGAAGAAGAGATTAAACAGTTTAGTGCTGCCTTTGCCTCTCGGCAGAGATCAGTAGTGTCTTTCCAGAATGATGTTAAGTCTAAATGTGAGAAGTTGAGAGCTCAATATTTAGTCTCTGTACCCAAATCTCTTGGGTGTTAA